DNA sequence from the Marinilongibacter aquaticus genome:
AATGTACCCGTAACGGTTGTACAAAGAATCGGCCGATTCATGGATCGCCAACTCGATCCACTCGGCAGCTCCATTTTGCACGAGGAGATAGAAAAACTCGGCATAGAAGTGTATTACAACAACGAAGTAGAGCAGTTTTTCGGGACAAAACACCTGGAAGCTGTCCGCCTGAAATCCGGACATAAAATAGACTGCTCTTTACTTATTGTAGCCGCAGGCACGCGACCGAATATTGAATTGGCACAAAAAGCCAAACTGCAATGCCAAAGAGGCATCTTGGTAAACGACTACCTGCAAACCTCAGACCCCGACATTTTTGCTTGCGGGGAAATCGCCCAATGGCAAGACAAAATGTGGGGAATCACGGCTGCCGCGGAACAGCAAGCCGAAGTAGCGGCCGGCTTTCTAGCGGGCGATATTACCCAACCGTATTCCGGCAGCCTGAGCATGAACATCCTCAAAATCGAAGGGCTCAACCTTTGCTCACTTGGCGAAGTGGAAATACCCAAAGGAGCGACCGATTACGAGGAGGTGGTATTTATAGACAAAGCCAAACATTACTACAAAAAATGCCTGATCCGAAACGACCGGCTGGTTGGGGCCATTTTGATTGGCGACAAGTCGGAATTCCTCGAGTTCAAAGAGCTCATTTCGAAGCAAATCGAATTGTCTGAAAAACGCTTACAGCTTCTGCGTTCAGGCCAAAAGGCCGAAGCTACAATTGGCAAGCTTATTTGCTCCTGCAACAATGTGGGCGAAGGAAATATCAAGGCAAAAATAAAGGGTGGCTGCAAAGATTTTGCCCAACTCTGCGAACAGACAGGAGCCGGAACGGGCTGCGGTTCTTGCCGCTCAGAAGTCCGCAGTATTTTGGAAGAAACCAGTCGTGAAATCGAAATAAAAGTATTGCAATGAGAGACGGATTTCAAACCATACGGATCAATTTTCTTGGCGGAATCGCCTCGCCCGGCGAACTGAGAGACCTGCTGCTGGCCATGCGAAGCTGCGAGGTAAGCCGGGTACGTTTCGGCCTTCGGCAACAATTGCTTTTCAGGATGTCGGTATTACACGAAAAGAATTTCAGCCAACGTATGAAAACCCTAAACCAAAGGTTTTCGGTTGATAAAAATACGCATCCGAACATTGTCAGTTCCTACGTTTCGGAAGAAGTTTTCCAAACGGGCAATTGGCTGAGCGAAGGCATTTATAAAGATGTGTTCGATTCCTTTGACAGGAACCCCGAATTGAAGGTAAACATTTCGGATGCCGAACAGAGTTTCACGCCATTCTTCTCGGGCCACATCAATTTCATTTCGTCCGCTCAAGCCAACTTTTGGCATTTGTATGTTCGCAAACCCAAAACCAATTCGCTACTGAGCTACGATAAACTCATTTTTTCAAACGAAATAGGTGCCGTATCCGCCAAAATTGAAGAAAATATCCTCAATGGAAATTCAGATTGTTTCGAAGACCTTGTTTTGGGCATTAGCTCAAAAGCCAAGCAAACCCTCAAACTCCCGAAATTTTCACTTCCGTATTACGAGGGCTTCAATCGATATGGAAAAAAATCATGGCTGGGCATTTATAAAAGAGACGAATATTTCAGCATTTCTTTCCTGATCGACCTTTGCACCCTGTGCATCAACACAAAAATCGGGGAAATATGCCTAAGCCCTTGGAAGTCGATAATCGTCAAAAACATCAACGAAAAAGACCGAAAAAAATGGAGTGCATTGCTTGCTCAGCACGACATCAATGTGCGGCATGCCGCCAATGAACTCAATTGGCAAGTAGAAGACAACTCGACGGCAGCCCTAAAACTCAAAATGAAACTCGCCCGTTATTTCAACAAAAAAGACCTCCGCACCTTCGGCATTTGCCTTGGCATAAAAACCTTGCCCAAAACGGAAGTTTTCGCTTCGATTCTGGTGACCCAAAGAAGCCTAAAAGCACTCCCCATTTTCAAAGTTTACGACATTACATATACAACCGATTACGATCCGAATGGCCGAGAAGTAGCTTTTTACGCCAAATCGATTTTGCCTTTTCAGCTGAAAAGTCGCCTACGGAAATCCATTCTGGAATTCAATACACATATTGCCGGAAAACCGCTTTCCGAAAAAATTGAGACTCCGGATATTTCAGAAAGACCATCGCAAATCAAAACGGTACAACAATGCCCCAATTGTTTGGCCGTTTACGATCCCGAGTTTGGCGACATCTTGAACGATATTTCACCGGGAGTCCCCTTTGAAGAACTCCCTACAGAGCACCGTTGCCCGATTTGCGAGACAGAAAAGCAGGCATTCAAAATCATTTCGCTCGAATTGGCCCAGGGCTAAAGGCCATAGCAGCACATTCAATAAATCATTTTTTCACCTTAAACTCAGTATCATGACAGCAGTAGACTTTAAAGGCAGAGCAAAAAAACTCAACATTTTCAGTTTTGCAGCTCCACATATGCGAACCTTTCACATCACCTGGTTCTCATTTTTCCTTTGCTTCTTTGGCTGGTTTGGCATTGCCCCGCTTATGGCTGTGGTTCGCGACGAATTGCACTTAAGCAAAGCCGAAATTGGCAATACAATCATTGCTTCCGTCGCAATCACGGTAATTGCACGCCTGCTCATCGGCTGGCTATGCGACAAGATTGGCCCACGGATCACCTACACCGCCCTTTTGATCATTGGGGCCTTTCCCGTAATGCTCATCGGCCTTTCCGATTCCTACGCCACCTTTTTGGTCTTTCGTTTAATGATCGGCGTAATCGGAGCCTCCTTTGTCATCACACAGTACCATACCTCGGTAATGTTTGCCCCCAATATTGTGGGTACGGCAAATGCCACCTCAGCAGGCTGGGGAAACCTTGGTGGCGGAGTGACTCAAATGGTCATGCCCTTAATTTTCGCCGGTTTTGTAGGCTTGGGCTATACACAATCTTCAGCATGGCGTTTGGCCATGGTCGTTCCCGGGGTAATCATGCTTATTATGGCTGCGGTATACTATTTCGGCACAAAAGACACGCCACAAGGCAATTTCAAAGACATCGACAGGTCGAAAGAAAAGGCAGACAAAGACGGCAGTTTCTTAAAAGCCGTTTCAGACTACAGGGTTTGGGCTCTGTTCCTTATTTATGGAGCTTGCTTCGGCATAGAACTGACGGTAAACAATATCATGGCCATTTATTATAAAGATCAATTTGGCCTTTCGCTGGCCAGTGCGGGGATGATCGCGGGCCTATTTGGCCTTATGAACATATTTGCCCGCTCTTTGGGTGGATATTTTGGCGACAAAGCGGGCATTAAATCCGGACTAAAGGGCCGTGTTCGTTTCCTGTTCTTTGTCTTGTTTTTCGAAGGCTTGGCCTTGCTACTCTTTTCGCAAATGTCGGTGCTGCCAATAGCCATTGCCACCATGATCGTATTCAGCTTGTTCGTGCAAATGTCTGAAGGAGCCACCTTTTCTGTTGTACCCTTCATCAACCGAAAGGCAATCGGCTCGGTTTCTGGTATTGTAGGAGCAGGCGGAAATGCCGGAGCCGTAATGGCTGGCTTCCTTTTCAAATCTGAAAGCATCAGCTACCAAGAAGCCCTATTCTATCTCGGCGTGGTGGTCACGGCCGTTTCTTTTCTCAGTTTCGTGGTGCGATTCTCATCGGCAAACGAGGCCGAAGTGAAACAAGATATGGAAATCACCAGCACTGAACCCGCCCTGGCCTAAAGCTTTTCAACCCAAAGAAAACATCATGAAAAAATACATATACCTTCAATTTTTGCTCCTTCTTGCCGGCATCTGCTGGGGGCAAACCGCTTGGGGTCAATTTAAACTTTCGGCTGAAATTCGCCCAAGAACCGAGTTCAGGAATGGCTTTAAAACGCCACGATCGGAAGGCGACAAGCCCGCCATTTTTACCGAACAGAGAAGTCGGCTCTACTTCGATTACGCCCAAGAAAAATACAAAATACGGGTGGCACTTCAAGACATTCGTTTCTGGGGGCAAACCGCCCAAGTTTTTAAACAGGAAGCGGGCACTACCTTTTTGAGTGAAGCTTGGGGAGAGCTGCAATTAAGCCCCAATTTTTCGGTAAAAGCCGGAAGGCAAATTATTTCCTACGATAACCAACGCTTTCTGGGCGGCCTAGAGTGGGCCCAACAAGGTCGCAGGCACGACGCCCTGCTTTTGAAATACAAAAATGAAGAAAAGCAAACCGCCCTCGACTTGGGCTTGGCCTTCAATGCAGACCAAGATGTGGCCGAACCTGCTTTCATCCAAAGTCCGGGAGCAAGTTACTATTCGGTAAACGGCAACTACAAAAGCCTGCAATACGCATGGTTTCACCGCGACTTTGCCAAAGCCAAGCTTTCTCTTTTGGCACTCAATAGCGGCACCCAAAACCCCGACTCCACCCTTTCGAACAAACAGACTTTAGGCATCGTGGCTTCACGCAATTGGGGCCGCATTACACTGGCTACCGATTCGTATTACCAAACGGGGCAGGCCAATCACCAGAAGGTAAATGCCTTTTTGCTTGGCCTAAGTGCAAGCCTGCAAACCAAGTGGACACCCATCACTTTGGGCTACGAGTGGGTTTCGGGCAAAAGCAACACAAGCCAGTCTGGCAAAACAACAGCCTTTAGCCCAGATTACGGCACAAACCATATGCACAATGGCTTTATGGATTATTTTTATGTAGGCCCAGCGAACGGGAATGTGGGCGTAAAAGACCTGTACATCAAAACCAGTTTCAACATAGGGAAAGGCAAACTTGCTGCCCACGGCCATCAATTTTCCACCGGGTCGGTCCAGCAAAGCGAAAACAAAGGAGAGCTGAAAAGCAACATGGGCACAGAAATCGACCTTGTGTTTTCTCAGAATTTCGGAAAGGACGTAAAGTTGGATGTGGGATTCTCACAGCTGTTTGCGAGCGGAACATTACTGACACTTCGGGGAAAAAGCGAAAAATCGAACAATTGGGCGTGGATTATGCTCACGTTTAAGCCTACACTTTTCCAAACGGAGCATTAGGCAAAATCAACGGCCGCGTTTCAAAGTAAGGGAAATTTGCCCGGCATGGTGCGAATTGTGAAAGAGGATGTGCCCCAAAATGCGGGCCTTGCTGACTGTACCGAAAAAGGGAGTTTCCACCTTTTGAAGCCATTCACCTTCGGGCGTATCGTGTATTAATGTTTCCAATTTCTCAAAACCAGAATTCACCAATTCCTTGCTTCTTTTAATACCGTAAACCGCTCCAGTATCAACGAAACCCATCGTTGTATTTTGGACATCTGTTGGTAGCCCCAAAAAGGTTGCCAGCAGGTGCATGGTTTCGCCCGCATGCCTATAAATAAAACCTACTGAAGCCGTATCCTCATTCAAACGAAACCGAAGATTACCTTCCTCCACCGCTTCAAATGCGTAGCGAGTAGTTTCCCGATTTTGCCTCAGCATTTCCAACAAAATTTCCTTTTCCATGAGGCGAAGGATTAAAATTCTGCAATGACAGTTTTACCTCCAACCGTTTTGTCATCAATCTGACAAAGCACCTTGGTCTCTAAGGGAAGGTAAACATCTATTCGCGAACCAAATTTTATAAAACCGAACTCGTTGCCTTGCGTCACAGGCTTCCCTTCTTCCACGTACCAAACCAAGCGACGAGCCAAAGCTCCGGCCACTTGCCTAAAAAGGATTTCCACTCCGTTTTTATGCTCGACCACAATCGTGCTGCGTTCATTTTCTGTGCTCGATTTGGGATGCCAGGCCACCAAATATTTCCCTGGATGATACCTGAAATATTTCACCAAACCCGAAATAGGGTTGAAATTGATGTGCACATTCACGGGAGACATAAAAATACTGATCTGTTTTCTGGGCCCTTTGAAATACTCGTCTTCTACGGTGTCTTCTATCACAACTACCTTCCCATCCGCAGGAGCCAAAATATACTTTTCATTGCGTTCGATCAGCCGTTTGGGCTTACGGAAAAATTGCAACACAATCAGCAGCAAAACAGCACTGACCACAAGCCAAGCCGCATGAATCAGATTTTGTTCGGGCAAAAAATATCGCAAAATCATATACACCAGAGCGGTGCTTACTAAAGTGATCAGGATTGTGGCTGTACCTTCTTTGTGAAGTGTCATGAAAAAAATTGTATTGTCCAGCACAAATATAATAGGCCGAAGAGGATTTACACGTTCAAGACAAAAAATGCGTTATTTGTAACACCGTATTTCAAGAGAATAAATTTTAATGGGCGAAATAAACGCATTTTTCCAAACCTTATCGAAGCCTCTACGCTTGTTCATTTTCTTCTTTTTAGGCTTAGTTCTTGCTTTTATTCTGCTTACTTTCTTTGCCTATTTCAATGGCCTAGAAAACGTACTTTCTTGGAATATCGCCACAGAACTGCACAAGAAAAGCGGGCTTTCATTGGCACTCCAAAGCCAAGGATTGCAGATTTTCAACAACGAGTGGGTGTATTACCTGAAATCGTGGTACATCTCGTCGGGCTTTGCCCTCAACACTTGGCCAAGTATGGCTTTGCTCATTGCCAGCGTTTCGGGCCTAAGTCTGGCCCTGGCTGCACTGAACCAAGAAAAAAGCCTTTGGTTTCTGGCCTCTGCCTTGCTCTTGGGTGGCTTCCTTTTGTCGATACGCCTAGAAATTGCTTTCCAAAACACGAGCAATTGGCCTTTCCTCTGTTGCTTTGGCCTTATTGGTGGACTGATGTATGCAATACAAACATTGCGAAACAAGAGCTCCGTCATGCTGCGTTGGGTTTTGTTTTTAATGGCTTTCGTATCCGTTTTTGGGGCAGCCCTTTTCTTAAGAAAAGTTGAAGCACCACTTTATGCCAGCATGCAATACGGCTTGGTGTTTCCATTGATCATTTTCGCCGCTTTCGTATTTCTCATTGCCCATGAAGGGCTCGCGGCAGTGGTTTGGTTAGCCACCAAAGATTCGATTTCGAAAAAGAACAACCTGAAAAACTTCCTCATCCTTTCAGGCTTTCTTTTTATCAATTACCTGCTCATTCTGCTCGAAAACCTTCGACTGATCGATGAAAGCTTTTTTGTGATCAGCCCAATTTGGCTTCTTCTGTTCTCGAGCATATTGGGGCTTTGGGGTTTCAAAAAACAAATGGACACTTTACGGATTTTCTCTTCCACACTGAGTGCCCCTTTGCTTTATTTGGCCATGGCCCTTGTGTCTTTCGCATTCCTTGCCTATGCTTTACTCACCGGAAACGACCCTCTATACGAACTTTTGCTCGATTATATAATTTTTGCCCATTTGGCCGTAAGCTTGGTATTTTTCGCCCATGTGCTCATCAATTTCATCAACCTCTTCCGGCAAGGTTTTCGTGTGGATCTGGTGCTTTACAAACCCCAATTTTCACGCTTGATTCTGGCCAAAATAGCCGCACTATTTTGTTTGGCCTTCTTGCTCATCCAAAAAAACATTTACAGCTTCAACCAATGGATGGCCGGCTGGAACAATGCCAAAGGCGACTATTACAGATACATTGGAGAAAACACACCCGCAGAAACATTCTACACCGAGTCTGTCCGTTACGACTATTACAACCACAAAGCCAACTATGCTTTGGCCGAGATGGCCAGAGAAGTTGGCGATGGTACCACGGCAGCTTATTATTTCAAAAGGGCTTTGCAAAAGAATCCAAGCCCATACGCCTACGTGGCCTTGAGCGAACACCTCGAAACAGAAGGGCTCTACTTCGAGGCTCTCTTCAATTTACGCGAGGCCGTTCAACACTTCCCCAAAAACGAAGCCCTACATACCAATACGGCCCATATCTTGGAAAAGGCCCGAGCCATAGACAGTGTGTACATTTATTTGCACCAAGCTTTGGAATTGTGTGCCGATTGTGAAATTGCAGACGCCAATATGTTAGCCTTTTGGATCGAAAACGGGAAACTCGACAAACTCGACTCGCTTTCGGCGAGCTTTAAGCAAAGTACAGAAAGAACCGTTGAAGCAAATAAATTGGCCATCAATCGGCTAATCCAAAAGCAAGAAAAGGCAAGCCTGCCGATGTATACAGGCACCCAACCCAATTCCGCAGAATTTGCCGATCTGTACAACCGTCTGCTTTCTTCACAAGAAGAAACGTACCCCGATACA
Encoded proteins:
- a CDS encoding rubredoxin, with amino-acid sequence MRDGFQTIRINFLGGIASPGELRDLLLAMRSCEVSRVRFGLRQQLLFRMSVLHEKNFSQRMKTLNQRFSVDKNTHPNIVSSYVSEEVFQTGNWLSEGIYKDVFDSFDRNPELKVNISDAEQSFTPFFSGHINFISSAQANFWHLYVRKPKTNSLLSYDKLIFSNEIGAVSAKIEENILNGNSDCFEDLVLGISSKAKQTLKLPKFSLPYYEGFNRYGKKSWLGIYKRDEYFSISFLIDLCTLCINTKIGEICLSPWKSIIVKNINEKDRKKWSALLAQHDINVRHAANELNWQVEDNSTAALKLKMKLARYFNKKDLRTFGICLGIKTLPKTEVFASILVTQRSLKALPIFKVYDITYTTDYDPNGREVAFYAKSILPFQLKSRLRKSILEFNTHIAGKPLSEKIETPDISERPSQIKTVQQCPNCLAVYDPEFGDILNDISPGVPFEELPTEHRCPICETEKQAFKIISLELAQG
- a CDS encoding NarK family nitrate/nitrite MFS transporter; amino-acid sequence: MTAVDFKGRAKKLNIFSFAAPHMRTFHITWFSFFLCFFGWFGIAPLMAVVRDELHLSKAEIGNTIIASVAITVIARLLIGWLCDKIGPRITYTALLIIGAFPVMLIGLSDSYATFLVFRLMIGVIGASFVITQYHTSVMFAPNIVGTANATSAGWGNLGGGVTQMVMPLIFAGFVGLGYTQSSAWRLAMVVPGVIMLIMAAVYYFGTKDTPQGNFKDIDRSKEKADKDGSFLKAVSDYRVWALFLIYGACFGIELTVNNIMAIYYKDQFGLSLASAGMIAGLFGLMNIFARSLGGYFGDKAGIKSGLKGRVRFLFFVLFFEGLALLLFSQMSVLPIAIATMIVFSLFVQMSEGATFSVVPFINRKAIGSVSGIVGAGGNAGAVMAGFLFKSESISYQEALFYLGVVVTAVSFLSFVVRFSSANEAEVKQDMEITSTEPALA
- a CDS encoding alginate export family protein, encoding MKKYIYLQFLLLLAGICWGQTAWGQFKLSAEIRPRTEFRNGFKTPRSEGDKPAIFTEQRSRLYFDYAQEKYKIRVALQDIRFWGQTAQVFKQEAGTTFLSEAWGELQLSPNFSVKAGRQIISYDNQRFLGGLEWAQQGRRHDALLLKYKNEEKQTALDLGLAFNADQDVAEPAFIQSPGASYYSVNGNYKSLQYAWFHRDFAKAKLSLLALNSGTQNPDSTLSNKQTLGIVASRNWGRITLATDSYYQTGQANHQKVNAFLLGLSASLQTKWTPITLGYEWVSGKSNTSQSGKTTAFSPDYGTNHMHNGFMDYFYVGPANGNVGVKDLYIKTSFNIGKGKLAAHGHQFSTGSVQQSENKGELKSNMGTEIDLVFSQNFGKDVKLDVGFSQLFASGTLLTLRGKSEKSNNWAWIMLTFKPTLFQTEH
- a CDS encoding DinB family protein, with product MEKEILLEMLRQNRETTRYAFEAVEEGNLRFRLNEDTASVGFIYRHAGETMHLLATFLGLPTDVQNTTMGFVDTGAVYGIKRSKELVNSGFEKLETLIHDTPEGEWLQKVETPFFGTVSKARILGHILFHNSHHAGQISLTLKRGR
- a CDS encoding phosphatidylserine decarboxylase family protein; amino-acid sequence: MTLHKEGTATILITLVSTALVYMILRYFLPEQNLIHAAWLVVSAVLLLIVLQFFRKPKRLIERNEKYILAPADGKVVVIEDTVEDEYFKGPRKQISIFMSPVNVHINFNPISGLVKYFRYHPGKYLVAWHPKSSTENERSTIVVEHKNGVEILFRQVAGALARRLVWYVEEGKPVTQGNEFGFIKFGSRIDVYLPLETKVLCQIDDKTVGGKTVIAEF